From Bacteroidota bacterium, the proteins below share one genomic window:
- a CDS encoding T9SS type A sorting domain-containing protein: MEKIIRASLLLTFLFTCISSRLYSQTSCGVDTINYTYYKTTQFRPVSLNSVNSGNAFAQWYPAPQPITVAGFDFYAWQSTGTNAVVTLTCNIYRASASDSLPTGAPLRTITINVDSTFGNGQLAALKKTVTFATPITITVPYVLTVENTGSTNVSVLANDYAATTPNGRKEWLSSVRIGANYLRSYNINVGGIAFDADFILQPHVSYNLKADFTISECNRGSNPIDFINTSSGALASPFYNRYAYFNIPQFCSMWNYGDTTGLFYSVNGNHSYFNRIAYDVTLKDTIYGWTKGCSHSTTKKLYAVPDAPKVYNDGPVCSGNPLRMWIDTVPGQTYFWAGPNGYLATKPDTIFSNADTLINGMYMVSAGIGGCVSSASNTIVKVYKTPETPVADAVSSKCVGDSVDFDANSSSPGISYVWTGENGFSRNSKSFKLTNLDTNYRGNYTVYVEDAFCKSGYDTAQLYIYPPPTPPSVSSAAGNVLCEGDSLYLIGNSVAGAVFAWQGPDGFTSSTTNPILSGITTAKAGVYKAFVIIGSCTSTDDSVSIVINTKPAATAIANKTDFCNGDSATLTANTGTGLTYLWYKDSVALTSAQANQLVVKNTGNYRVLVTNTDNCKETSTPVSILMKPLPTVTTQPLAVGVHSGKDAVFSVVSPETGVSYQWEGDAGTTSFAALSNTAPYSGVQTNTLTITNTTPTLTGYQYRCLVELNGCSTMSSAAPLTIFVGVEEFANGGKVSVYPNPTNGMLTIDLNLLQATEISLTIMDIAGREFMQLNPVMAGNNQVLPVDVSQLSKGMYLLKVKAGKDEKLLRFAVN; encoded by the coding sequence ATGGAAAAAATTATACGCGCATCACTTTTACTCACGTTTTTGTTCACTTGTATTAGTTCTCGTTTATACTCCCAAACATCATGCGGGGTTGATACTATTAACTATACGTATTACAAAACCACTCAGTTCAGACCGGTATCGCTAAACTCTGTAAACAGCGGAAATGCCTTTGCACAGTGGTATCCTGCACCGCAACCCATTACCGTTGCCGGGTTTGATTTTTATGCTTGGCAAAGTACCGGAACAAATGCGGTAGTTACGCTTACTTGTAATATTTACAGGGCATCAGCATCCGATTCGTTACCAACAGGCGCACCCCTGCGCACCATTACCATTAATGTGGATTCAACTTTTGGAAACGGGCAGTTAGCAGCACTTAAAAAAACAGTTACGTTTGCTACACCCATTACCATTACTGTACCTTATGTACTAACGGTTGAAAACACAGGTTCTACCAACGTTTCGGTGTTGGCCAATGATTATGCGGCAACAACCCCGAACGGACGTAAAGAATGGTTAAGTTCAGTGCGTATTGGTGCTAATTACCTGCGTTCATACAATATAAACGTGGGCGGTATAGCTTTTGATGCTGATTTTATTTTGCAGCCCCATGTGAGCTATAACTTAAAGGCTGATTTCACAATATCTGAGTGTAACAGGGGCAGCAACCCTATTGATTTTATAAATACATCATCGGGTGCGCTTGCAAGCCCGTTTTACAACCGCTATGCGTACTTTAATATTCCGCAGTTTTGTTCTATGTGGAACTATGGTGATACCACAGGATTGTTTTATAGCGTAAACGGTAACCATTCCTACTTCAATCGTATTGCGTATGATGTGACTTTGAAAGACACCATTTACGGCTGGACTAAAGGCTGCTCGCACAGCACTACTAAAAAATTGTATGCAGTGCCCGATGCACCCAAAGTATATAACGATGGTCCTGTTTGTAGCGGAAATCCCCTACGAATGTGGATTGATACCGTACCCGGACAAACCTATTTTTGGGCCGGCCCTAACGGGTATTTGGCTACAAAACCCGATACTATTTTTAGCAATGCCGATACCCTGATAAACGGTATGTATATGGTGAGCGCAGGAATTGGCGGTTGTGTATCATCAGCATCAAACACTATAGTTAAGGTGTATAAAACACCTGAAACCCCGGTTGCTGACGCTGTAAGCTCTAAATGTGTGGGTGATAGTGTTGACTTTGATGCAAACTCTTCTTCGCCCGGTATTTCTTATGTGTGGACAGGTGAAAACGGATTTAGCAGAAATTCTAAATCGTTTAAGCTCACAAACCTTGATACTAACTACCGCGGTAATTATACAGTTTACGTTGAGGATGCCTTTTGCAAATCGGGGTATGATACGGCGCAGTTGTACATTTACCCGCCGCCAACCCCTCCTTCAGTTAGTTCAGCAGCAGGTAATGTGCTGTGTGAAGGCGATTCGCTGTATCTAATCGGTAATTCAGTGGCCGGTGCAGTGTTTGCATGGCAAGGCCCTGACGGGTTTACATCATCAACAACAAACCCTATACTTTCAGGCATTACAACTGCAAAAGCAGGTGTTTACAAAGCCTTTGTGATAATAGGCAGTTGTACGTCTACCGATGATTCGGTTTCAATAGTTATTAATACTAAGCCTGCCGCTACAGCCATCGCTAATAAAACTGATTTTTGCAACGGAGATAGTGCTACCCTTACCGCTAATACAGGTACGGGGCTAACTTACTTGTGGTATAAGGATAGTGTGGCTTTAACAAGTGCCCAAGCTAACCAATTGGTGGTGAAAAACACCGGAAACTACCGTGTGCTTGTAACCAATACCGATAATTGTAAAGAAACCTCTACACCCGTAAGCATTCTTATGAAGCCATTACCTACTGTTACTACACAACCTTTAGCAGTGGGTGTACACAGTGGTAAGGATGCCGTATTTAGCGTTGTATCGCCCGAAACAGGCGTAAGCTACCAATGGGAGGGTGACGCAGGCACAACTTCATTTGCTGCACTAAGTAATACAGCCCCTTATTCAGGTGTACAAACCAACACATTAACCATTACCAACACCACACCAACGCTTACCGGTTACCAATACCGTTGCTTGGTTGAGTTGAACGGTTGCAGCACAATGTCATCAGCGGCACCGCTTACTATTTTTGTGGGTGTTGAAGAGTTTGCCAACGGTGGTAAGGTGTCTGTTTATCCCAACCCTACAAATGGTATGTTAACGATTGATTTGAATCTTTTACAGGCTACTGAAATCAGTTTAACCATAATGGATATTGCTGGCAGGGAGTTTATGCAGTTAAACCCTGTTATGGCTGGAAATAACCAGGTATTGCCTGTGGATGTATCGCAATTATCAAAAGGTATGTACCTGCTGAAAGTAAAAGCCGGTAAGGATGAAAAACTGCTTCGTTTTGCAGTAAATTAA
- a CDS encoding T9SS type A sorting domain-containing protein: protein MKKNLLLFLLTVAMQWTVVWAQPEQQPVTLSPGKTFEKVFDRFGNSYELNDIRIRTQVVAPNQNGNETRLESTITPATLLCTAGYFDLYFELGSGFEQSSSTDIARRNVLCQLFTDLSNFITPVNPSTKVNIWVRDINNIIPGAYSTGVLGVASSFYVPPSISPSSSGIIDGEIWKTINTGYDSYTNVTSPLISQSSQPTSTGSGVFYHGLLGFNFNNWSINWHTDLNNPTSSGLYDLYTVALHEATHALGFASLIDYNGDSKFGTAFNYYSRYDLYLQDQSANPLVTTTSGCSLYDYSFNPSLTASTLLSPNPATCGSSIPYSGSLDNTTCSTAVVFAGAVNQAVYTPDCFEPPSSLSHLEDQCCSPSPHPNNEYYCMSNATGSGVTFMKRYLKPEERGVLCDIGYKVGTYYGNTMYTANNYSYGGSACAGLDVAGVNDGITTGGTFTFFVATSGTVNINGIDLLGNDYNADEFECLEVMNGLGTVSLTNGNSSATVTFTAGGSTGIALLRYIPVNTTTGNRGNITYAYVYIHNGICMATSCNMVMNGGFESGVNCGQQYSCCPNDFITLDCWDGIDWSPDYFARGCVPPSNFHITVPTGSMFGPIPADTWDNGTLGNHKFVGMWAGAGFSGYAFESHQTLLSTPIVPNTTYTLSFWARAVSSNTIVTWDGNATLMFRGDVGPVVGVGFLPSFNYGDYLTEALVIDDDQWHFFSLQFTYTGTQTLQSLLVANASLHPSIDTYVFLDDVVLTPTTTAAVFQPPSGDLCSKISKIDNLADYVFPTPPPGATFSGPGVSFSGGVYSFTAPSDGLFTLLYTYTNSLGCVITIPAQIYASTNPPPVISMYSTIALGELFTYDSRIGNGIEGYYGGSGHIMAGVKYNTPSSGITVPSPLVIKEQYNGMGGSPTSFNRAYQYIDPISGNPLEINDSRIVEIKDGSGYVCVSSFKVRRTTVPWLNSFVCGVLYMELDKYGNVVFTQKYTIAPLVGGVPLGVTDLTVTAVKQLTATKPAIDEFVITGQVKEGEETQIFVLPVDRMGNMKWGGGMLYDMPGTPPSTQEMPTDIIENPFGMVGPLTRLHIVGHVEILGSGSSRDAFVLTVDEAAGGTMNFQVYDFSGKFDAFTNIIPLDYRNKPGFAVSGYSHTNAFNIGEMLAMKFDVNMVPEWSYTYDDADVPGNVQEAYGITDIMDCKTGDYRLAIAGSRNGFGVRDAVQLSLDNDGTPLNGFNISDLGGDEYAVSVDNIPTGRVTLFNHHADIFPVENHYLLFGCFSAHHEVVQNPAPYTVSHPAINFTPPFVQETSWLTSVKDFTQTLLCLALPAIGNNNNKGNEIEAFNYPAFKAMPDIGGSTTKTGISVSPNPVSKTLTIQVDNIANATVLIRSVQGVLVGRAQPMGNNQFTFDTTPLASGMYFVEVVNENTRKTVKFIKQ from the coding sequence ATGAAAAAAAACCTTTTACTTTTTCTGCTAACGGTTGCCATGCAATGGACTGTGGTATGGGCACAGCCTGAGCAGCAACCTGTAACCCTATCGCCGGGGAAAACCTTTGAGAAGGTTTTTGACCGGTTTGGCAACAGCTATGAGTTGAACGATATCCGTATCAGAACTCAAGTGGTAGCACCTAACCAAAACGGCAACGAAACCAGACTTGAAAGCACAATTACCCCTGCTACCCTACTGTGTACGGCAGGGTATTTTGATTTGTATTTTGAGTTGGGCAGCGGTTTTGAGCAAAGCTCTTCTACTGATATTGCCCGCCGCAATGTGCTGTGCCAGTTGTTTACCGACTTATCAAATTTTATTACTCCTGTAAACCCAAGTACCAAGGTAAATATTTGGGTGAGGGACATTAACAACATTATACCCGGGGCATACTCCACTGGGGTGCTTGGGGTAGCCAGCTCATTTTATGTTCCGCCTTCTATTAGCCCGTCATCATCGGGTATTATTGATGGCGAAATATGGAAAACTATTAACACAGGGTACGATAGCTACACCAATGTAACCTCGCCTCTAATTTCACAAAGCTCGCAGCCTACCTCGACTGGCTCGGGGGTGTTTTATCATGGTTTACTGGGCTTTAACTTTAATAATTGGTCTATCAACTGGCATACCGACCTTAACAACCCTACCTCATCAGGTTTGTACGACCTTTATACCGTAGCATTGCACGAGGCCACGCACGCATTGGGTTTTGCCTCGCTGATTGATTACAACGGTGATTCTAAATTCGGTACTGCGTTTAACTATTACTCTCGCTATGATTTGTATTTGCAAGACCAATCAGCCAATCCCCTTGTTACCACCACTTCGGGTTGCAGCTTGTATGATTATAGCTTTAATCCCTCACTTACTGCAAGCACACTTCTTTCACCCAATCCTGCTACTTGCGGCAGCTCAATACCTTACAGCGGCAGTCTAGACAACACTACCTGCAGCACTGCGGTAGTTTTTGCGGGAGCTGTGAACCAAGCGGTATACACCCCCGATTGTTTTGAACCGCCATCAAGCCTAAGTCACTTAGAAGACCAATGCTGCTCTCCATCACCTCACCCTAATAATGAATACTACTGTATGTCGAACGCAACAGGCTCAGGGGTTACATTTATGAAACGCTACCTGAAGCCCGAAGAAAGGGGTGTTTTATGTGATATCGGCTACAAAGTAGGCACTTACTACGGTAATACTATGTACACTGCCAATAATTACAGCTATGGCGGTAGTGCTTGCGCAGGGCTAGATGTTGCCGGTGTAAATGACGGTATTACAACCGGTGGTACGTTTACCTTTTTTGTAGCTACCAGTGGTACAGTAAACATAAACGGTATTGATTTATTGGGAAATGATTACAATGCTGATGAATTTGAATGCCTTGAGGTAATGAACGGCTTGGGCACTGTGAGTCTTACCAACGGTAACAGCTCAGCAACTGTAACGTTTACCGCAGGCGGCTCAACAGGGATTGCGTTATTGCGTTACATCCCTGTAAATACCACTACCGGCAACAGGGGCAATATTACCTACGCATATGTTTATATACACAATGGTATCTGTATGGCAACCTCATGCAATATGGTAATGAACGGCGGCTTTGAAAGCGGCGTCAATTGTGGGCAACAATATTCGTGCTGTCCGAACGATTTTATAACACTTGATTGTTGGGACGGAATCGATTGGTCTCCTGATTATTTTGCAAGGGGGTGTGTACCACCATCAAATTTTCATATTACCGTTCCAACTGGAAGTATGTTTGGACCTATTCCAGCTGATACTTGGGACAATGGAACTCTAGGAAACCATAAATTTGTTGGAATGTGGGCAGGTGCTGGCTTTTCAGGATATGCGTTTGAGTCGCATCAAACTTTGCTTTCCACTCCTATTGTACCCAATACAACCTACACATTGAGTTTTTGGGCAAGAGCAGTGTCAAGCAACACAATAGTAACATGGGACGGAAATGCTACATTGATGTTCAGAGGCGATGTAGGGCCCGTTGTTGGAGTAGGTTTCTTGCCTTCATTCAACTACGGCGATTACCTTACAGAGGCACTTGTAATTGACGACGACCAATGGCATTTCTTTTCATTACAATTTACGTATACTGGCACCCAAACTCTACAGAGTCTTTTAGTTGCAAACGCTTCCCTTCACCCTTCAATTGATACGTATGTGTTTTTAGATGATGTAGTATTAACCCCAACAACTACAGCAGCCGTATTTCAACCACCATCGGGAGATTTGTGTAGCAAAATATCAAAAATTGATAACCTTGCTGATTATGTATTCCCCACGCCTCCTCCGGGTGCTACCTTCTCAGGTCCCGGTGTCAGCTTCAGCGGCGGTGTATATTCATTTACTGCTCCAAGCGATGGCTTATTTACCCTCCTTTACACGTATACCAACAGTTTAGGTTGTGTAATTACCATTCCGGCTCAAATTTATGCCTCTACCAACCCTCCCCCTGTAATTTCAATGTACTCTACCATTGCTTTGGGCGAGTTATTTACCTACGATTCTCGCATAGGCAACGGTATCGAAGGATACTACGGCGGTTCGGGGCATATTATGGCAGGTGTTAAATACAACACCCCGTCCAGCGGCATCACAGTTCCGTCTCCATTGGTTATTAAAGAACAATATAACGGTATGGGAGGCAGTCCTACTTCATTTAACCGGGCTTATCAATACATCGACCCTATAAGCGGCAATCCGTTAGAAATAAACGACAGCAGGATTGTAGAGATAAAAGACGGTTCAGGCTATGTGTGCGTATCATCATTTAAAGTTAGACGTACTACTGTGCCTTGGCTAAACAGCTTTGTATGTGGTGTTTTGTATATGGAGCTTGATAAATACGGTAACGTAGTATTTACCCAAAAATACACCATTGCACCTTTAGTGGGCGGCGTACCGTTGGGCGTAACTGATTTAACCGTTACGGCAGTAAAGCAATTAACAGCTACAAAACCGGCAATTGATGAGTTTGTAATAACAGGGCAAGTGAAAGAGGGCGAAGAAACCCAAATATTTGTATTGCCTGTAGACCGCATGGGTAATATGAAATGGGGAGGCGGTATGCTGTACGATATGCCCGGTACACCACCAAGTACCCAAGAAATGCCTACTGATATTATTGAAAATCCGTTTGGCATGGTAGGACCATTAACTAGGCTGCACATAGTGGGTCATGTTGAAATATTGGGAAGCGGAAGCAGCCGCGATGCTTTTGTGCTTACGGTTGACGAAGCTGCCGGAGGAACAATGAATTTTCAGGTGTATGATTTTAGCGGCAAGTTTGATGCCTTTACCAACATTATCCCGCTTGATTACCGTAACAAACCCGGGTTTGCAGTTAGCGGCTACTCGCATACTAACGCATTTAACATTGGTGAAATGCTGGCCATGAAGTTTGACGTGAACATGGTGCCCGAATGGAGCTATACCTACGACGATGCTGATGTGCCCGGTAATGTGCAAGAAGCCTATGGTATTACTGACATTATGGATTGCAAAACGGGCGATTACCGTTTGGCGATAGCCGGAAGCCGCAACGGCTTTGGTGTAAGGGATGCTGTTCAGTTATCTCTTGATAATGACGGTACACCTTTAAACGGTTTTAACATTTCTGACTTGGGTGGTGATGAATACGCTGTGAGCGTTGATAACATTCCTACAGGCCGTGTTACCTTGTTTAACCACCACGCAGATATTTTTCCTGTTGAGAATCATTACCTGTTATTCGGTTGCTTCTCCGCACATCACGAGGTGGTACAAAACCCTGCTCCTTATACCGTTTCTCATCCTGCTATAAACTTTACACCTCCGTTTGTGCAAGAGACCTCTTGGTTAACCAGTGTAAAAGACTTTACCCAAACCTTGCTTTGCTTGGCACTACCGGCAATTGGTAACAATAACAACAAGGGCAACGAAATAGAAGCCTTTAATTACCCTGCGTTTAAAGCAATGCCTGATATTGGCGGCAGCACAACAAAAACAGGCATTAGCGTATCGCCTAACCCTGTTAGCAAAACGCTGACTATACAAGTGGATAATATAGCCAATGCCACTGTTTTAATACGAAGTGTACAAGGCGTTTTGGTGGGCCGTGCTCAACCCATGGGCAACAACCAATTTACCTTTGATACTACCCCGCTTGCTTCGGGAATGTACTTTGTAGAAGTGGTGAATGAAAACACCCGAAAAACGGTGAAGTTTATCAAACAATAA